TGGTGCAGAACGTGGTCGAGCCGGAGGAACTGCTCGACACGGCCAGGGCGCTGGCCGACCGGTGGACGCGCGGCCGGTCGCCGGTGGCCACCGCGCTCACCCGGCAGATGATGCGGCGCAACTCCGCCCGGCCGCATCCGGTCGACGCACACCGCGTCGACTCGCTGGCGATGTTCTACACCAGCATCGGCGACGGCATCGAGGGCGTGGCCGCGTTCCGGGAGAAGCGCGCCGCCGAGTTCACCGGCCGGGCCTCCGAGCTGCCGCCGTTCTACCAGGAGTGGCTCGACGCCACCCGCGACTGAGCCCTTCGTGTCCGGTGAACGCCTGACAGCACGCTGAGCCCGCTCCCGCTGGAATGGACCCTGTGACCGAGGGGGTCCGGCGGGGGACGGCCGCGGGGTGAAGGGTGGGGCGGATGGAGTTCCGGGTGCTGGGGCCGGTGGAGGTCCGGCGCGGCGAGGGGGCCGAGGTGCTGACCGGCAGCCTGCGGCGGACGCTGCTCGGCATCCTGCTCGCCCGCCGCGGCCGTCCGGTGCCGGTCGGCGTGCTGACCGACGCGCTGTGGGGGGAGCGGCCGGACCCGCGAGCACCGAAGAAGCTGCAACTGCACGTCCACCGGCTGCGCGCCATTCTCGACACGCCGGAACGGCTGTCCTTCGGTGCCGCGGGTTACCGGCTGCACGTACAGCCGGGTGAACTCGACGCGGACCGGTTCGAGGCGCTGGCCGAGGCCGGGATCGCGACCGCGCGGCGGGATCCCCAGCGCGCGGTCGAGTCGCTGCGCGCGGCGCTGGCGCTGTGGCACGGCAACGCGTTCGCCGACGACGACGTGCCGATGCTCGCCGACTGGGCGCGGCGGCTGGCCGAACTCCACCTCACCGCGATCGAATCGCTCTACCAGGCCGAACTGGAATGCGGCCTGCACGAGGCGGTGATCGGCGAGCTGACCGGGCTGGTGCGGGCGCACCCGCTGCGCGAACGGCTGCACGAACTGCTGATCACCGCGCTGCACCGGGCCGGGCGGCGGACGGAGGCACTGGACGCCTACCGCCGCGCGCACGGGGTGCTGGCCGCCGAACTGGGCCTGGCGCCGGGGCCCGCCTTGCGCGAGCTGCAACGCCGCGTGTTCCTCGAACCGGCGCCGACGACCAGGGCGGTGCCCGCCCAGCTCCCGGCGGACGTCGGCGCGCTCTCCGGCAGGCACGCCGAACTCGCCGAACTCGACGCCGCCGCGTCGCTGTCGGTGGTGACCGGGTCCGCCGGGATCGGCAAAACCGCGCTCGCGGTGCACTGGGCGCGACGGGCGCGCGACCGGTTCCCCGACGGGCAGCTCTACGCGGACCTTCGCGGTCACGCCGAGCCGGTCGCACCCGCCGTCGTGCTGGCCGGATTCCTGCGCGCACTCGGCGTGACCGCGATTCCCGAAGAACTCGACGAGCGCGCGGCTGCCTTCCGCACGCTCGTCGACCGGCGCCGGATGCTGGTACTGCTGGACAACGCGGGCAGCGCCGAGCAGGTGCGCCCGCTGCTGCCCGCCGGTTCCACCTGCTTCACGCTGGTGACCAGCCGGGACTCGCTGGCCGGGCTGGTCGTCCGCTACGGCGCGCACCGGATCAGGCTCGGGCGGCTGCCCGCGCCGGACGCGGCCGGGCTGCTGAGGGAGCTGCTCGGCGCCGACGCCGAGGGCGACACGGTGTCCGCGCTCGCCGAACTCTGCGCCGGCCTGCCGCTGGCCCTGCGGGTGGTGGCCGAACTGGTCAGGACCGACACCCCGGACCGGGCCGAGGTGATCCAGCGGACGCTCGCCGCGGTTACAGCACGGCCTCGTTCAGTTCGGCCAGCGTGATGACGCCGTCGTCGAGTGCGCGGGTGACGAGTTCGCTTTTGGTGCGGGCGGCGCGTCCGGCGTTGGCGTATTTGACGCGGACGCGGGCGATGTGGGTGTCGACGGTTTTGACGGTGATGTGGAGTTTGGCGGCGACGAGTTCTTTGGAGGAGGAGGCGAACCAGGCGCGGAGTACTTCGGTTTCGCGGGGTGAGAGGTGGGGGCGGTCGGGGGCGTCGTCGGCGGCGAGGGCGCCGGAGAGGGAGGGGGCGGTGTATCCGCGGCCGTGGGCGGCGGCGCGGATGGCGGGGACGAGGTGGTCTTGTCCTTCACGTTTGGTGAGGTATGCGAGGGCGCCGAGGTCGATGCATTTGATGGCGGTGGCGTTGTCGGCGTGCTGGGAGTACACGACGACGCGGCGTCCGCTGTCGACGAGGCGTCGTAGTTCGCCGAAGGCGGGTTTTCGGGGGACGAGTTCGAGGTCGAAGATGACGACGTCGGCGGTGGCGCCGTCGCCGGTCCAGACGGCGGCGAGGCGGTCTCCGGCGTCGATCAACTGGATGGGTGGGTCGGCTTGTTCGCACCAGTACCGCACTCCCGCGGCGATGGCCGCGTGATCGTCCACGATCACCGCCGTGATCAACTCGGCTCCCATCGTGCCTCCATCCAGACCGTGCCGTTGCCGTTGAAGGTCTCCACTCGCACGCCACCGGTGGCCGGTTCCGCGGTGACGTGCTCGTCGCAGTCGGCCACCACATTGACCGATACCAAGGTGTCGCTGCCCACCACGGTCACTCGCGCCCACGAGTCGGCTGTCGCGAGTGCGGTGAGCGCGGCGTCGGTGAGATCTCGCCGCACGGCCACCGGTGGTACGGGCCATTGTCCGCGCGCGTCCAGTTCGACTTCGACGCCTTTGCGGTCCGCGACGTCCGCGCAGTGGCGGAGTTCGTGCAGCAGCGGGTTTTCCACGGTGTCGGTCTCGGCGAACAGACGGCGCATCCTGGCCGCCTCGATCGCGGAGTTCCGCTGCACCAACGGATCCGAGGGCTTCAGCGAACCGTCGGCAAGTCCTTCGAGCAACGGTACGGTGGTGCCCGCCAGTTCGGCGAACCGTTGCGTGCGGCGGCGGTGCGCGGCCGAGGCGACGGCTTCGGCGGTGCGCACGCGTTCGAGCTTCCTGGCGGCTTCGTCCGCCTGCCTGGCGATCCGGCCCAGCACGGTGGCCATCACCGCCAGGCACAACGGCAGCCCGAACACCGTCACCGAGCCGGTGGCGAACCGCGCCAGCGACGACCGGGTCACGTCGTGGAACAGCAGCAGGTTCCCCAGCGCGAGTGCCTCGTGCGTGCCGAGGAAGAGCAACACCGTCCGGAATGGACGGTCGAGCAGCACCACCAGGCCGACCCAGTTCGCCGCCCCGAAAATCCAGTCCACCGTGCTGGAGGTCCGGTTCTGCGGCAGGGCCAGGTACGACAGCGCAGCCGCGGCGAGCACCACGGCGATGGCAGGCCGGCGCAGCGCGCCCCACGGCCGCCTCCGCCCCACCAGCACCGCCTCGGTGGCCAGCACCGCGGTCAGCAGGGCGGCGGCGACGACCTGGGCCGCGAGCGGCTCGTAGGTACCGGCGTGCCGCCACAGGTTGATCATGCCGAGCACGTCGACGGTCAGCACGGCGACCAGCAGGGTGGCGATCCGGAGGCCGCGCTCCAGTTGCGCCCTCGTCTCGGTCACGGCGCGCGCCAATCCAGGCGCACCACGGTGCCCGAGCCCTCGGCGGAGGTGATGGTGGCCGTGCCACCGGCCCGCGCCATCCGGCCGTGCACGGACTCGCGCAGTCCCCGGCGCGCGGCCGGGAGTTGCCCGGTGACCGCGAATCCCTTGCCCTCGTCGACGATTTCGACGCGCAGCTCGCGCGGATCACCGTGCAACCGGACCAGCGCCCGATCCGTTCCGGCGTGGCGGCGGACGTTGTTGAGCGCTTCCTGCGCGGCACCGGCGATCGCGCCTGCCACGTCGAACGGCAGCGACAACTCGGGCGGTGCGTCCAGCTCCACGGACAGGTGGCTGGCGTCCAGATCGGCACGCAGCAGCTCGACCAGATCGGCCTGGTCGCGGTCGTCACCGGTGGCGCTCAGCCGGTCGAGGTCGCGGCGGGCCTGCGGGGCCAGCCAGTCCGCGTCCGGCGGTACCTGTCCGGTGCCGACCATCAGCAGCGTGGTGGCCGCGGTGTCGTGCAGCGAGTTCGCCAGCTCACGTTCCTCGGCGCGCACGGCCTCCGCCACCGCCGATTCGCGGCGGGCCAGCTCGGCCTCGGCGGTCAGCCGGTCGGCGCGCCGGGCCGCCCGGCTGATGAGGACCCAGACCAGCCTGGACAGCGCGGCCATCGCCGGTACCCACATCTCCGACCCGCTCAGCTTCAGCCCGGCCACCGCGAAGGCGGCCAGCATCGAGCCACCGCAGACCAGCGCGGCGGTGAGCCCCGGCAGCGGCGCGGTGTGCCACTGCCAGGTCACCACGGCGAAGATGACCAGCAGCCGGAGCCAGCCGGTGTTGCGGTCGGCCACCGCGTCGGTCCAGAACACGCTCAGGCACAGGCAGCACAGCACGGCGGCGTCGAGCGCGACCGGCAGCCCGTCGCGTCGCCGCAGGTACCAGGCCTGCCCGCAGGTCCAGGCGACCGCGACGGCCAGGACGAGCGCGGTGGCGCCGAGGTTCTCCCCGGAGGGCCGCAGCAGCGCGATGGCGGCGACGAACGGCAACGGCGCCAGCCGCACGGCGACGGCGTACCGGCGGCCGAAGTCCTCCAGCAAGCGCACGGCTTCGCCAGCCATCCGTCACCTCGCCGGTTCGAAATCGGTCAAACAACGCGAGGGTGACGTTACCGGTCGCACCACGGCGGCCGGGAGCGGTCCCGACCCGGTGCCTGGTGCCGAGTCGGTGCTATGCGGTGTCCGGCAGCCCGGCCCGGTGGGCTTCGACGTGGGTCTTGAGCCTGGCCAGGGTGGTGGCGATGTTGGTGTTGTTCGTGCCGGCGCGATCCCGCTCGCCGGTGATGAAGATGGCGAACGGGATGAACCAGCGCGGTACCCGCAGCCAGTTCGTCACGGTGAGGCGGCAGCCGTCGCCCTCGGGGGCGAGGTCGTACTCCCAGCGGGAGATCGGCACGAAGAACGGGGTGCGCACGCGGTAGGTGAACCGGCGGCCCGGCTCGGCCTCGGTGATCTCGGCGTGGGTCACCCAGCGGCGCCAGCCGTTGCGGTTGGACCCGGAGAACCAGTTCCCGACGGCGGCACCGGTGGCCCCGCGGATCCACCGGGCCCGGTAGAACTCCTCGGCGAAGTCCGCCATCGCCACCGGGTCGCTGACCAGGCGGTACACCTCGTCCGGCGAAGCGTGGACAAAAACCTCGCCGACGGCGATCGGTTCGGTGTAGGTGAGCTTGTCCCTCGGATTCGGCGCCATTACACCTCCCAGTAGAACTGTTACCTCACCAGCGGGCCGGGGTGGCGTCAAGGCGCAAAAATCACGACGTAGTCAGGATTTCATCGCTTGTCCCTAGGTTGACGACGGCGAGAATCGCGCTCGCCGGAACCGAAGGGGAGAGAAATGGTTTTTTCACGGGCAACGCGCTGGGCGTGGGTGGCCGGTGCGGTGGCGTCGCTGGGGCTGGCGCTCGCACCGGGTGCGGCCGCGCAGGACAAGCTGGTGGTGACAAACGGACTGCAGATGGACCACGGTGCCGGGGTCACCCTGTGCACGCTGGGGCCGGTGGGCACGGACAACGCGGGCAGGCTGGTCGGCATCACCGCCGCGCACTGCTACGGCGGTGACGACGTGTACTTCCCCGGCAAGCGCGAACTGGGGCCGATCGGGAAGTACGCGTTCGTCTCGAAGGAGCAGGCCTACCGCGACTACGCGGTGATCGTGTTCGATCCGGCGAAGGTTTCGCTCAGTGCCAACGGACCGGCGCTGCGGATCGACAAGGTGCTCGACGGCGGCCTGCCCGCGGTCGGGTCGAACGTGTGCAAGGACGGGCGCACCACCGGCAAGACCTGCGGGCTGGTCGGCTCTAACACCGGCGGGCTGATCGCCTCGTTCGCGGTGAACATGCCTGGTGACTCCGGCGGGCCGCTGGTCGTCGCGCGCAATGACGGCACGGCAACCGAATGGGCCGGCATCGTGACGCGGGTCGCGCTGACCATGCCGCCGTTCATCTTCACCAGCGCGAAGAACATTCAGGACGACATCGCCACGCGCGGTCCGGACGCTCCCGGCGCCGGATTCACGCCGGTCAGTGATTGACCGTGAGGAGCGCGAAGTTGTCGAAAAAGGCCAAGTTGCCGAAAAGGTCGAAAAGAAAGGCGACCGCGGTGTTCGCGGCCGGCGCGGCGGTTTTCGCGCTGGCCGGGCCGTCGGCCGCGGCGAGCGCGGCGGCGCACCCGGTGACCCAGGCGGCCGTCGACAAGTACCGCGCCGGAAACGGTGCGCCCGGCGCGGAAGCCGTGGTCCGCGAGCAGGACGAGCTGTGGGGCGTCACCAGCGGCACGAAGGTGCTGGGGCAGAACCAGCCGTTCGGCCCCGACGACCAGATCCGCGCGGGCAGCCTGACCAAGCCGTTCACCGCGGCCATGGTGCTGCAGCTGGTCGCCGAAGGGCGAGTCGACCTGGACGCCTCGGTCGAGACGTACCTGCCGGGTGTGGTGCGCGGCAACGGGTACGACGGCAATCGGATCAGTGTCCGGCAGCTGCTCAACCACACCAGCGGCGTCGCCGACTACCTGTGGCTCGGTGGCGGCCTCAACCCGATCGAGCAGCTCCGGCCGCACACGCTGGCGGAGGTGGCGGGCTGGGGCCTGGCGCAGCCGCCGTTGTTCGAGCCGGGCGCGAGATACCAGTACTCGAACACCAACTTCATCCTGGCCGGGATGATCATCGAGAAGGTCACCGGCAACACCTACGACCGGGAGCTGGCCGACCGGATCACCACCCCGCTCGGCCTGACGAAGACCTACCTGCCGAAGCCTGGCGACAAGACCCTGCCGCCCGGCCACGCGCGCGGGTACGTCGGCCGGTATCTCTACGTCGACTTCACCGAGCTGATCGAGCCGAGCGTCGGGCTGTCCGGCGGTGGGCTGGTGACCAGCGGGGCCGACGCGACGCGGTTCTTCCAGGCGCTCGCCGCCGGTGAGGTCGTGCCGCCCGCGCAACTGGCCGAGATGTTCCAGCCGGCCGAAGGCGGTCCGGCGTACGGCTACGGCCTTGGCGTGGAACGGTTCCAGCTGCCGTGCGGTGGTGAGGCGTGGGGCCACTACGGGCTCTGGCCCGGGTACCAGTCCGTCGCCGCGGCCACCGCGGACGGGCGAGCCGCCTTCGTCGCGGGCAACGTGATCAACAATCTCGCCGGGGAAAGCGGTTCCGTCGGTGGCGGGGGAGCGGTGCACCGCGGTGTCACGGTCACCGAGGTCCTCTGCGACCAGGGCTGAACGCGACCGGCCGCGCCGGGGCGGGGCTTCCCGTGCCGACGCGGCCGGTCGGTCACCCCGCGCTGGCCGGGTCGCTTGTGAGCCCGGCCAACGCGGTCCGCACTCGTTCGGCTTCGGCCTCGCGACGCTGGTTCCGGTACAGCGCCAGCGCTCGTGTCCAGGTCGCCGCGGCCTGCTCCACGTCACCCAGCGCCTGTTCGGTCCGTGCCAGGGAATCGAGCGTGGCGGCTTCGTCGTAGGCGCTGCCGGTGTCGCGGTACCGGGTGATGGCCTGCCGGTAGAAGACCGACGCCGCGTCGTGGTCGCCGCTGAGGCGCGCGATGTAGCCGAGGCTGTCCAGCGTGTGGGCCTCGCCGTAGTGGTTCTCGTGCTCGCGGTGCAGGGCGAGCGCGGCTTCGCAGTGCGCGCGGGCCTGTTCGTAGTGGCCCAGTCGCGCTTCGTACCAGCCCGCGGTGTTGCGCGTTTCCGCCTCACCGACCCGGTCGCCGAGGGAGCGGAACAGGTGCAGTGCCGAAAGGGCGTGTTCCAGCGCTCGCTGGTCATCGCCCTGGTGGGCGCGGATGAGGGTGAACGCGTGGTGCGCGTTGGCCTGCTCGAGCAGGTCGCCCTGTTCCTCGGCGAGGTTCAGCGAACGCCGCAGGTGCTGGGTGGCGTCCACGTACAGCCCGATCAGCACGTACCCACGGGCGAGCAGGCGGTGCGCCAGGGTTTGCGCGGCCGGGTCTGCCGAGCGCTCGGCGGCGGCGAGTCCGGCCCGCCACACCGTGACGTTCTCGTCGAGATGGCCCTGCCGCCAGCGGAAGCTCTGCAGGGTCCACGCCAGCTGCCAGACCAGTGCGTGCCAGCCCCGGTCGACCGCCAGCTGGTGCGTGGCCAGCAGATTTGCGTGCTCGGCTTCGAACCACGCCCACGCCGCGGCCGGTCCGTCCAGTGGCCGCGGCGAACCTGGCGGAAGCTGGATCGGCTGGCGTTGCGGGCTGACCAGCCGGTCGGCGGCGAACGAGGTGTGCAGGTAGAACTCGGTGAGCCGCCGCAGCCCGGCTTCCGCGCGGTCCGCGGTGAGGTCGTGGTCGGCACGCTCGGTGGCGTAGAGCCGGACCAGGTCGTGCATCCGGAAGCGGCCGGCGGTGTGCTCTTCGAGCAGCGAGATCCGCTCCAGCCGTCGCAGCACCTGTGCTGCCTGATCGAGGGGGAGCCCGGTGAGCGCGGCCGCGGCGTGCAGGCTGATGTCCGGCCCGGGAGCGAGTCCGAGCAGCGCGAACACCACGGCCTGCGCCGATTCCAGCGCGGCGTGGGTCCACGAAACGGCGGCGCGCACGCTGGCGGCGGGATCGTCGGCGTCCAGCGCGCCGAGCCGGGTGGCGGCGTCGCGGAGTTCGGCGGCCAGCGAGGCCAGCGGAAGGTCGGGCCGCAGCGATCCGCGCGCGGCCACCACGGCCAGCGCGAGCGGCAGTCCGGCGCAGCGGGTCAGCAGATCCGCGGTCGCTTCCGGTTCCGCGGCCAGCCGGTCCTCACCGAGGCGGGCGGTGAGCAGGGCGCGGGCGTCCGCCTCGGCCAGCACGTCCAGCGCGAGCGGGCGGGTGTTGTGCGCGGTGAGCAGCCCGGCCAGCCGGTCCCGGCTGGTCACCAGCACCGTGCAGGCGGCGCTGCCCGGCAGCAGGGGCACGACCTGGTGGGCGTCACGGGCGTTGTCCAGCACGATCAGCATCCGCCTGCCCGCCACCAGGCTCCGGTACAGCCCGGCTTGGGCGTCCAGGTCGGCCGGGATCGCGGCGGGCGGCACACCGAGTGCTTCGAGCAGGCCCCTGATCGCCTCGGCCGAGGTCACCGGCCGCCCGTCCGGCGCGAACCCGCGCAGGTCGAGGAACAACTGGCCGTCCGGGAAGTCCGCCAGGTGCCGGTGCGCCCAGTGCAGCGCCAGCCAGGTCTTGCCGACACCACCGCCGCCGCTGATCGCCGAGACCACCGCCGTCGCGCCGTTCGCCCCGGCCAGCGCGGCGTCCAGTCCGGCCAGCTCCTCGCGCCTGCCGACGAACCGGCCGGGCGGCGCGGGCAGCTGACGCGGTGCCGGACCGGCGGCCTCGGCACTGACCGAGGCGGCCAGCAGCTCGTCGCGTTCGGCGGGCTCGCAGTCCAGCGCTTCGGCCAGCCGCCGCACGGTCCGCACCCGTGGATTGCCGCGCTCGCCGGTCTCGAACCCGCGAAGGGTGCGGATGCCCACGCCGGACCGCTCGGCCAGTTGCTCCTGCGTCAGTCCCGCCCGCAACCGCGCCTGCCGCAGCAGCCCCCCGAACTGGCCCGTCACGTCCGTCCCTTCCCCGGTGACCGAACCCTAGCGAAGCGACCGGCCACATATGGCCGGTGCGCGGCCTGGTTGGTGACCAGCCGGAACGCCACGATCGGGGTCATGACGCTGACGCGGGAGTTGCTGACTCCGAGGGAACGGGGCGTGTTGCGGGCGGTCGGGCGTGGCCTGTCCGCCGCGGAGATCGCGGTCGAGTTGTCCATCGCCGAGGTCGCCGTGCGGAACGACCTCGGCCGGATCGTGGCCAGGCTGGGGCTGGACGAGGAAACCAGGGCCGCGCCACTGCGGCTGTCGGTGCTCGGCCCGCTGCGGGCCTGGCGCGGCGCGGATCCGGTGGACCTGGGACCGGTGCGGCAGCAGGCGTTGCTGGCCGCGATGGCGTTGCGGCCGGACGTCACGGTCAGCCGCGCCGAGCTGCTCGACGCGGTGTGGGGGCTGGAACCCCCGGCCGCGAAGGTGGTGCCGGTCTACGTCTACCGGCTGCGCCGGTGCCTGCAGGCCGGGGACGAGTCGCCGGACGCGGTGATCGGCCGGGACCGGGGCGGCTACCGGTTCGCCGGTGCCGCGGTCCAGGTCGACTCGGCGCGCCTGGCGGAACTCGCCGCCGAGGCGGCCGAAGTCCGGCGCGGCGGGGACCTGGTCGCCGCGATCGACAAGTACGAAAGCGCGCTGGCGTTGTTCCGCGGTGAGCCACTGGCCGGGCTGCCCGGCCCCTTCGCCGAAGGGGAGCGGCGGCGCCTGACCGAGCGCCGGATCGCCTTGTCGCAGGGAAAACTGGAATGCCTGGTGCGGCTGGGCCGGTACCCCGAGGCCATCGGCGAACTGTCCGCCCTGACCTCGGAGCACCCGCACAGCGAGCCGCTGGCCGCACTGCTGATGCGCGCGCTCTACGGCAGCGGACGCCGGGCCGACGCACTCGGGGTGTTCCAGCGCCTGCGCCGCCGCCTGGTGGACGACCTCGGCGTGGAGCCGAGCGACCTGGCGGGCCGCGTCCACCAGGCGGTCCTACGAGGTGACGACGTCACGCTTCAGCGGCACCGGTAGTTCGCCGCCTGCGCGGGATCGCCGTGGCCGGTGTAGCGGGACACCCGCGGGTAGCGGCACAGGTCGCGCGTCACGATCCGGTCGCCTTCGACCTTCTCGGCCCGCAGGACGTCCGGTGCCTTGTCGTGCTCGACCCAGTTCACCAGCGCCCCGAGCGGATCCTTCGGGGCCGGGCCCACGCCGCCGAAGCAGTGCTCCACACCCGGCGCGAAGAACAGGCGGTAGAACTCGTCGACGCGGTGGGCGCCGCCCAGCTTCCGTTCGACGGCCTCGCGGTAGCGCACCACGCCGTCCGGCGGGATCAGCTGGTCGTCCGCGCCGACCCAGCTGAGCAGCTTGCCGCCGGAGCGCCGGAAGTCCGAGAGGTCCGGGTCCGCGGTGCCGATGACGTCGTCGAACTCCCGCACCGACTGCCGGAACAGCTCGGCGAACTGGGGGTAGGTGATCGTCGAGGTGTCGAAGCCGGGCTGCTTCTTCACGAAGTCCTTCACCCAGGCCGCCGCCACCGGGAAGCCGGTCGGGCCGGTGAGCCAGGTGAAGTCGGCGCCCTTGGGCAGGCCCGCCCACAACTTCCGGCCGTGTTCGTCCACCGGTCCAGCCCAGATCTTGCGGACGACGTCGGCGTCGGCGGCGGTCACGGTGACCTCTTCGCCGTCGCAGAGAACCTTGGTGCCGACCAGTTGCCGCGGGTCGTACCCGCACTGGTCCGGCTGGTCGACGATGCCGTTGACCACGCCGTCACGCGGGTCGCACGCCTTGATCGCCGCCTCGCGGAACGCGTTCAGCACGCACGGGCCGGGGCTGTGGTGCTCCTGGTTCATCACCACGTGCGGCCAGAGCGTGGCCACCGCGAACTGTCCCCAGTGGACGGCCGGCGCCACGGCGAGCACGCCGTCGAAGTCACCGGGGTGGTGCTGGGCCTCGGCGTAACCCTGCCGCCC
The genomic region above belongs to Amycolatopsis sp. YIM 10 and contains:
- a CDS encoding serine hydrolase, which codes for MFAAGAAVFALAGPSAAASAAAHPVTQAAVDKYRAGNGAPGAEAVVREQDELWGVTSGTKVLGQNQPFGPDDQIRAGSLTKPFTAAMVLQLVAEGRVDLDASVETYLPGVVRGNGYDGNRISVRQLLNHTSGVADYLWLGGGLNPIEQLRPHTLAEVAGWGLAQPPLFEPGARYQYSNTNFILAGMIIEKVTGNTYDRELADRITTPLGLTKTYLPKPGDKTLPPGHARGYVGRYLYVDFTELIEPSVGLSGGGLVTSGADATRFFQALAAGEVVPPAQLAEMFQPAEGGPAYGYGLGVERFQLPCGGEAWGHYGLWPGYQSVAAATADGRAAFVAGNVINNLAGESGSVGGGGAVHRGVTVTEVLCDQG
- a CDS encoding SRPBCC family protein, with amino-acid sequence MAPNPRDKLTYTEPIAVGEVFVHASPDEVYRLVSDPVAMADFAEEFYRARWIRGATGAAVGNWFSGSNRNGWRRWVTHAEITEAEPGRRFTYRVRTPFFVPISRWEYDLAPEGDGCRLTVTNWLRVPRWFIPFAIFITGERDRAGTNNTNIATTLARLKTHVEAHRAGLPDTA
- a CDS encoding peptidase S1; this translates as MVFSRATRWAWVAGAVASLGLALAPGAAAQDKLVVTNGLQMDHGAGVTLCTLGPVGTDNAGRLVGITAAHCYGGDDVYFPGKRELGPIGKYAFVSKEQAYRDYAVIVFDPAKVSLSANGPALRIDKVLDGGLPAVGSNVCKDGRTTGKTCGLVGSNTGGLIASFAVNMPGDSGGPLVVARNDGTATEWAGIVTRVALTMPPFIFTSAKNIQDDIATRGPDAPGAGFTPVSD
- a CDS encoding helix-turn-helix domain-containing protein — translated: MTGQFGGLLRQARLRAGLTQEQLAERSGVGIRTLRGFETGERGNPRVRTVRRLAEALDCEPAERDELLAASVSAEAAGPAPRQLPAPPGRFVGRREELAGLDAALAGANGATAVVSAISGGGGVGKTWLALHWAHRHLADFPDGQLFLDLRGFAPDGRPVTSAEAIRGLLEALGVPPAAIPADLDAQAGLYRSLVAGRRMLIVLDNARDAHQVVPLLPGSAACTVLVTSRDRLAGLLTAHNTRPLALDVLAEADARALLTARLGEDRLAAEPEATADLLTRCAGLPLALAVVAARGSLRPDLPLASLAAELRDAATRLGALDADDPAASVRAAVSWTHAALESAQAVVFALLGLAPGPDISLHAAAALTGLPLDQAAQVLRRLERISLLEEHTAGRFRMHDLVRLYATERADHDLTADRAEAGLRRLTEFYLHTSFAADRLVSPQRQPIQLPPGSPRPLDGPAAAWAWFEAEHANLLATHQLAVDRGWHALVWQLAWTLQSFRWRQGHLDENVTVWRAGLAAAERSADPAAQTLAHRLLARGYVLIGLYVDATQHLRRSLNLAEEQGDLLEQANAHHAFTLIRAHQGDDQRALEHALSALHLFRSLGDRVGEAETRNTAGWYEARLGHYEQARAHCEAALALHREHENHYGEAHTLDSLGYIARLSGDHDAASVFYRQAITRYRDTGSAYDEAATLDSLARTEQALGDVEQAAATWTRALALYRNQRREAEAERVRTALAGLTSDPASAG
- a CDS encoding tannase/feruloyl esterase family alpha/beta hydrolase; translation: MKRLAVLLMAAIPIAALLSFGSFGASAAPLGCTAPAVSAPPGARIESVDAARVADPAHCLVTVTLTHDGGDHVKVAVALPESGWTGRLQAVGGSAYAAGDFGAPLAQAVRDGYAGVTTDAGVSADPLNTSWALKPDGELNTTLLTNFATRSVHESAVIGKEVTRNFYRQPITYSYWNGCSTGGRQGYAEAQHHPGDFDGVLAVAPAVHWGQFAVATLWPHVVMNQEHHSPGPCVLNAFREAAIKACDPRDGVVNGIVDQPDQCGYDPRQLVGTKVLCDGEEVTVTAADADVVRKIWAGPVDEHGRKLWAGLPKGADFTWLTGPTGFPVAAAWVKDFVKKQPGFDTSTITYPQFAELFRQSVREFDDVIGTADPDLSDFRRSGGKLLSWVGADDQLIPPDGVVRYREAVERKLGGAHRVDEFYRLFFAPGVEHCFGGVGPAPKDPLGALVNWVEHDKAPDVLRAEKVEGDRIVTRDLCRYPRVSRYTGHGDPAQAANYRCR
- a CDS encoding response regulator transcription factor, translated to MGAELITAVIVDDHAAIAAGVRYWCEQADPPIQLIDAGDRLAAVWTGDGATADVVIFDLELVPRKPAFGELRRLVDSGRRVVVYSQHADNATAIKCIDLGALAYLTKREGQDHLVPAIRAAAHGRGYTAPSLSGALAADDAPDRPHLSPRETEVLRAWFASSSKELVAAKLHITVKTVDTHIARVRVKYANAGRAARTKSELVTRALDDGVITLAELNEAVL
- a CDS encoding BTAD domain-containing putative transcriptional regulator, with translation MTLTRELLTPRERGVLRAVGRGLSAAEIAVELSIAEVAVRNDLGRIVARLGLDEETRAAPLRLSVLGPLRAWRGADPVDLGPVRQQALLAAMALRPDVTVSRAELLDAVWGLEPPAAKVVPVYVYRLRRCLQAGDESPDAVIGRDRGGYRFAGAAVQVDSARLAELAAEAAEVRRGGDLVAAIDKYESALALFRGEPLAGLPGPFAEGERRRLTERRIALSQGKLECLVRLGRYPEAIGELSALTSEHPHSEPLAALLMRALYGSGRRADALGVFQRLRRRLVDDLGVEPSDLAGRVHQAVLRGDDVTLQRHR
- a CDS encoding BTAD domain-containing putative transcriptional regulator, which translates into the protein MEFRVLGPVEVRRGEGAEVLTGSLRRTLLGILLARRGRPVPVGVLTDALWGERPDPRAPKKLQLHVHRLRAILDTPERLSFGAAGYRLHVQPGELDADRFEALAEAGIATARRDPQRAVESLRAALALWHGNAFADDDVPMLADWARRLAELHLTAIESLYQAELECGLHEAVIGELTGLVRAHPLRERLHELLITALHRAGRRTEALDAYRRAHGVLAAELGLAPGPALRELQRRVFLEPAPTTRAVPAQLPADVGALSGRHAELAELDAAASLSVVTGSAGIGKTALAVHWARRARDRFPDGQLYADLRGHAEPVAPAVVLAGFLRALGVTAIPEELDERAAAFRTLVDRRRMLVLLDNAGSAEQVRPLLPAGSTCFTLVTSRDSLAGLVVRYGAHRIRLGRLPAPDAAGLLRELLGADAEGDTVSALAELCAGLPLALRVVAELVRTDTPDRAEVIQRTLAAVTARPRSVRPA
- a CDS encoding sensor histidine kinase, producing MAGEAVRLLEDFGRRYAVAVRLAPLPFVAAIALLRPSGENLGATALVLAVAVAWTCGQAWYLRRRDGLPVALDAAVLCCLCLSVFWTDAVADRNTGWLRLLVIFAVVTWQWHTAPLPGLTAALVCGGSMLAAFAVAGLKLSGSEMWVPAMAALSRLVWVLISRAARRADRLTAEAELARRESAVAEAVRAEERELANSLHDTAATTLLMVGTGQVPPDADWLAPQARRDLDRLSATGDDRDQADLVELLRADLDASHLSVELDAPPELSLPFDVAGAIAGAAQEALNNVRRHAGTDRALVRLHGDPRELRVEIVDEGKGFAVTGQLPAARRGLRESVHGRMARAGGTATITSAEGSGTVVRLDWRAP